A genomic region of Caulobacter vibrioides contains the following coding sequences:
- a CDS encoding alpha/beta fold hydrolase: MNRRKILGAGALLAVTAMAGPVLAASADRFSVKVRGKGPDVILIPGLSSSPEIWESTAQALEGRYRVHLVHVAGFSGAPTAGNAEGKVAAGVADGLAGYIQAKGLKSPAVMGHSMGGTIAMMLAARSPGLVGKLMVVDMFPNLAVAYFGPGQSPESVAQRAAGFRAQIADAPPEAFKAMQEQIITGMVRTESARAAIVKHSLDSDRQVAGRAMEELLTTDLTPELAKITAPTTVVWAWNSSVPVPAATFGGWYQAAYGPLKGAKVVRIDDAAHFVMIDQPAKFMAEVESFLAG, encoded by the coding sequence ATGAATCGTCGCAAAATTCTCGGCGCGGGCGCGCTGCTGGCCGTGACCGCCATGGCCGGACCGGTTCTGGCCGCCAGCGCCGATCGCTTCTCGGTCAAGGTTCGCGGCAAGGGCCCCGACGTCATCCTGATCCCGGGCCTGTCGTCGTCGCCGGAGATCTGGGAGTCGACCGCCCAGGCGCTGGAGGGCCGCTACCGCGTCCACCTCGTGCATGTCGCCGGCTTCTCGGGCGCGCCGACGGCGGGCAACGCCGAGGGCAAGGTCGCCGCGGGCGTGGCCGACGGCTTGGCGGGCTACATCCAGGCTAAGGGCCTGAAGTCGCCGGCCGTGATGGGCCACTCGATGGGCGGCACGATCGCCATGATGCTGGCCGCGCGCAGCCCCGGTCTGGTGGGCAAGCTGATGGTCGTCGACATGTTCCCGAACCTGGCGGTGGCCTATTTCGGACCTGGCCAGTCGCCGGAGTCGGTCGCCCAGCGCGCCGCCGGCTTCCGCGCCCAGATCGCCGACGCGCCCCCCGAGGCCTTCAAGGCGATGCAGGAGCAGATCATCACCGGCATGGTCCGCACCGAGTCCGCGCGCGCCGCCATCGTCAAGCACTCGCTCGACAGCGACCGGCAGGTCGCCGGACGGGCCATGGAAGAGCTGCTGACCACCGACCTGACGCCCGAACTGGCCAAGATCACCGCGCCGACCACCGTGGTCTGGGCCTGGAACAGCAGCGTCCCGGTTCCGGCCGCAACCTTCGGCGGCTGGTATCAGGCCGCCTACGGCCCGCTGAAGGGCGCCAAGGTGGTGCGCATCGACGACGCGGCCCACTTCGTCATGATCGATCAGCCGGCCAAGTTCATGGCCGAGGTCGAGAGCTTCCTGGCCGGCTGA
- a CDS encoding YgfZ/GcvT domain-containing protein, which translates to MTALRLARLASRAVIAVSGSDWRSFLQGLLTQDVETLAVGELRFAGLLTPQGKLLYDLFVAGAEDGALLDVAAAHRDAILTRLSMYRLRAKVELAASDRPVIAVFGGQASGEGLYADPRLPALGARAYNDRATNADEDAYEAHRLALGVPGPSDWGSEATYPIEANFDLLAGIDFKKGCFVGQETTSRMKRRGTIKNRMLPITFDGPPPPFGAEVLAGELRAGEVLSGRDGQAMALLRLDRIEGVALTVEGRPVRVERPDWVA; encoded by the coding sequence GCTCGCCTCGCCTCCCGCGCCGTCATCGCCGTGTCCGGTTCGGACTGGCGAAGCTTCCTGCAGGGCCTCTTGACCCAGGACGTCGAGACCCTGGCCGTCGGCGAGCTGCGCTTTGCGGGCCTGCTGACCCCGCAGGGCAAGCTGCTCTATGACCTGTTCGTGGCCGGAGCCGAGGACGGCGCCCTGCTGGATGTGGCGGCGGCGCACCGCGACGCCATCCTGACGCGCCTTTCGATGTACCGGCTGCGGGCCAAGGTGGAGTTGGCGGCCAGCGACCGGCCGGTGATCGCGGTGTTTGGCGGCCAAGCGTCGGGCGAGGGCCTGTACGCTGATCCTCGCCTGCCGGCCCTGGGCGCCCGCGCCTATAACGACCGGGCGACCAACGCCGACGAAGACGCCTATGAAGCCCATCGCCTGGCTCTTGGCGTTCCCGGCCCCAGCGACTGGGGCAGCGAGGCGACCTATCCGATCGAGGCCAATTTCGACCTGCTGGCGGGGATCGACTTCAAGAAGGGCTGCTTTGTCGGCCAAGAGACCACCAGCCGCATGAAGCGACGCGGCACAATCAAGAACCGCATGCTGCCGATCACCTTCGACGGCCCGCCGCCGCCCTTCGGCGCCGAGGTGCTGGCCGGCGAGCTGCGCGCCGGTGAGGTGCTGAGCGGCCGCGACGGCCAGGCCATGGCGCTGCTGCGCCTGGATCGGATCGAGGGCGTGGCGCTGACCGTCGAAGGACGTCCGGTCCGGGTCGAGCGACCGGACTGGGTGGCCTGA